A single Brassica rapa cultivar Chiifu-401-42 chromosome A04, CAAS_Brap_v3.01, whole genome shotgun sequence DNA region contains:
- the LOC103864235 gene encoding cystinosin homolog: MASWNSIPLEILYEIVGWITFASWSISFYPQLLLNFKRKSVVGLNFDFALLNFTKHSSYMIYNVCLYFSPFIQKQYFDLYGDKEMIPVAANDVAFSIHAVCMTAFTLFQICIYERGTQKVSRCATGLVILVWGFGATCFFIALPTHSWLWLITLFNSIQVCMTCVKYIPQAKMNFTRKSTVGWSIENILLDFTGGVSNYLQMVVQSIDQGSWVNFYGNIGKTLLSLVTIFFDLIFMFQHYVLYPPKKPSKCLEESNEPLIDPSHESI, translated from the exons ATGGCTTCGTGGAATTCGATCCCCCTAGAAATCTTGTACGAGATCGTCGGATGGATCACGTTTGCTTCGTGGTCCATTAGCTTCTACCCTCAGCTCCTTTTGAATTTCAAAAGGAAAAG TGTTGTTGGATTGAACTTCGACTTTGCTCTTTTGAATTTCACAAAGCACTCGTCGTATATGATCTACAACGTCTGCCTCTACTTTAGCCCCTTTATTCAGAAACAGTACTTTGACCTTTATGGAGACAAAGAG ATGATACCTGTGGCTGCAAATGATGTTGCATTCTCAATCCATGCTGTCTGTATGACAGCTTTTACCCTCTTCCAGATCTGTATCTACGAA CGCGGAACTCAAAAAGTATCAAGATGTGCTACAGGTCTTGTCATCCTTGTCTGGGGATTTGGAGCTACTTGTTTCTTCATTGCTTTGCCTACACATTCTTGGCTCTGGCTCATTACCCTCTTCAA CTCGATTCAGGTATGCATGACATGCGTCAAGTACATTCCACAG GCGAAGATGAACTTTACTAGGAAGAGCACAGTCGGGTGGAGCATTGAGAATATTCTTCTCGATTTTACTGGAGGAGTCTCTAATTATCTCCAAATGGTTGTTCAATCGATTGACCAAG GTTCTTGGGTGAATTTCTATGGGAACATTGGGAAGACTCTTCTCTCACTC GTCACGATATTTTTCGATCTTATTTTCATGTTTCAACACTATGTGTTGTACCCTCCGAAGAAACCCTCAAAATGTCTTGAGGAATCGAACGAGCCTCTCATAGATCCTTCTCATGAATCTATTTAG
- the LOC103864232 gene encoding glutaredoxin, with protein MAMKKAKEIVSSNVVVVFSKSYCPYCVKVKDLLKKLGAKFIAVELDKESDGAQVQSALAEWTGQRTVPNVFIGEKHIGGCDSVTNLHRGGKLVPLLTVSKPSSKIRSSITKARQGDNMPTEVEGPSRARKTSHTELTRSKQKHKGGRDIKYDFKDT; from the exons ATGGCGATGAAGAAGGCTAAAGAGATCGTTTCCAGCAATGTTGTCGTTGTTTTCAG CAAGTCGTATTGCCCATACTGTGTGAAAGTGAAAGATCTTTTGAAGAAACTGGGAGCTAAATTCATCGCAGTTGAGCTCGACAAAGAAA GTGATGGTGCCCAAGTTCAATCAGCTCTTGCAGAATGGACAGGACAACGCACCGTTCCCAATGTATTCATAGGTGAAAAACACATCGGTGGCTGCGATT cggTAACCAACTTGCACAGAGGCGGTAAGTTGGTTCCTCTGTTAACTGTGTCCAAACCAAGTTCAAAAATCCGGTCCAGTATCACAAAAGCCCGACAAGGAGATAATATGCCCACGGAAGTTGAAGGTCCGTCCCGAGCTAGGAAGACAAGCCACACTGAACTGACACGGTCAAAGCAAAAACATAAAGGAGGTCGGGAcattaaatatgattttaaagaCACTTGA
- the LOC103864229 gene encoding protein farnesyltransferase subunit beta-like isoform X1, giving the protein MEDLPSMTVSQRDQFLVLNDVFRIYSDFDASDIATQIFTVEIQRDKQLDYLMNGLRHLGPSFSSLDANRPWICYWILHSIALLGESVDDELENNTIDFLGRCQGSDGGYGGGPGQVSICLFLENLWINISSCVWKLERKTRSLYSLAHLATSYAAVNTLVTLGGDKALSSINREKMSSFLRRMKDPDGGFRVHDMGEMDVRACYLAISIASILNILDDELTQGLGDYILSCQTYEGGIGGEPGSEAHAGNTYCGLATMALITEVDRLNLDSLMNWIVHQQGVERGFQGRTNKLVDGCYTFWQAAPCVLLQRLYSAHDLVLQGSLHMSQPRDEDHEEHAHDEDDPESDDDDSDEDSNEDCRRVQPVFDSLNLQRYVILCSMVPEGGFRDKPGRPRDFYHTCYCLSGLSVAQHAWSKDKDTPPLNSDILGSYANHLEQVHLLHNVVMDRYNKAIEFFHRAV; this is encoded by the exons ATGGAAGATCTTCCGAGCATGACCGTGAGTCAGCGCGACCAGTTTCTGGTGTTAAACGATGTCTTCCGGATATACAGTGACTTTGACGCCAGCGACATTGCTACTCAGATATTCAC GGTGGAGATTCAGCGCGACAAGCAGTTGGATTATCTGATGAATGGCTTAAGGCATCTAGGCCCCTCGTTTTCGTCCTTAGATGCTAA tCGACCATGGATTTGCTACTGGATTCTTCATTCAATTGCTTTGCTTGGGGAGTCTGTGGACGATGAACTAGAAAACAATACCATCGACTTTCTTGGACGCTGTCAG GGCTCTGATGGCGGATACGGCGGTGGTCCTGGCCAAGTAAGTATATGCCTATTTCTTGAAAACTTGTGGATCAATATCAGTTCATGTGTCTGGAAACTTGAAAGGAAGACCAGATCGTTATATTCT CTTGCACATCTTGCAACAAGTTATGCTGCAGTGAATACACTTGTTACTTTAGGAGGTGACAAAGCCCTTTCTTCAATTAATAG AGAAAAAATGTCTAGCTTTTTAAGACGAATGAAGGATCCAGACGGAGGTTTCAG GGTGCATGATATGGGAGAAATGGATGTGCGAGCGTGCTACCTTGCGATTTCG ATTGCAAGCATCCTGAACATTTTGGATGATGAACTCACCCAAGGCTTAGGAGATTACATTTTGAG TTGCCAAACTTATGAAGGTGGCATTGGAGGAGAGCCTGGCTCCGAAGCTCACGCGGG GAACACATACTGTGGGCTGGCTACTATGGCTTTAATCACTGAAGTCGACCGCTTGAACTTAGATTCATTAATG AATTGGATTGTACATCAACAAGGAGTAGAAAGGGGATTTCAAGGTCGGACGAACAAGCTGGTTGATGGCTGCTACACTTTTTGGCAG GCAGCCCCTTGTGTTCTACTACAGAGATTATATTCAGCCCATGATCTGGTACTTCAAGGATCATTACATATGTCCCAACCGAGAGATGAAGATCACGAGGAACatgctcatgatgaagatgatccTGAAAGTGATGACGATGACTCTGATGAGGACAGCAATGAAG ATTGTAGGAGGGTGCAACCTGTTTTTGACAGCCTCAACTTGCAGAGATATGTGATCTTGTGCTCTATG GTTCCTGAAGGTGGATTCAGAGACAAGCCGGGGAGACCCCGGGACTTCTACCACACATGTTACTGTCTAAGCGGTCTCTCCGTGGCTCAACACGCTTGGTCAAAAGACAAAGATACTCCGCCGTTGAATAGTGACATTTTGGGTAGCTATGCTAATCACCTTGAACAAGTTCACCTCCTCCACAACGTTGTCATGGATCGGTACAACAAAGCCATAGAGTTCTTCCATAGAGCAGTATAA
- the LOC103864234 gene encoding putative F-box/kelch-repeat protein At4g39600, whose protein sequence is MNKKRSTNRGLLKLHHRLIILLLWCISQNREFDKRLIILLLMPPSSTANLYRRILLLVKKKKKKKKPSPELPQTPQQSTPISSLPDDLLLTCFARISRSYYPTLSLVSKRFRSLLSSPELYETRSLIGRTESCLYLCLRFPPDPNTRWFTLCRKPEFQTLTSKKKSSGNILVPVSVLNAPPVDWTTLVAVGPYIYAICGHVEKAPCSTVPFLDCRTHTWLEAPSLRLAYTDSEHDGKMYLAGNGEDPTSLNCIEVFNTKTRTWQPVPPGKRELHGKNMEGKMIVASVNKTTGEKGLAFKPKERTGELLGSNTDWDSPCMIGNIAYYYRSCSGEFEWFDTKNDNVFGKLQGLEGLPEFAGYSCVKLVEHGGKMLVLWDMYAPARGFREEIIWCAEIKLERRSCEEIRGEVEWFDAVLKVPKSYEFMYAISCTV, encoded by the coding sequence ATGAACAAGAAAAGATCAACAAATCGAGGCCTATTAAAACTCCATCACCGGCTAATCATATTACTTCTGTGGTGTATCTCTCAAAACAGAGAATTTGATAAACGGCTAATCATATTACTTCTAATGCCTCCGTCTTCAACGGCTAATTTGTACCGACGAATCTTACTGCTagttaagaagaagaagaagaagaagaagccgtcCCCTGAACTCCCACAGACACCGCAGCAGTCGACACCGATTTCGTCGCTTCCTGATGACTTGCTATTGACTTGCTTCGCACGCATCTCTAGATCATACTACCCAACTCTCTCCCTCGTCTCCAAAAGATTTCGATCTCTCCTTTCTTCGCCTGAGCTTTACGAGACCCGATCCCTCATAGGCCGCACCGAGAGTTGCCTCTATCTCTGCTTACGGTTCCCTCCTGACCCCAACACACGCTGGTTCACTCTCTGTCGGAAGCCTGAGTTCCAAACCCTAACCAGCAAGAAGAAGTCAAGTGGTAATATTTTGGTTCCAGTTTCAGTTCTTAACGCTCCTCCTGTCGATTGGACAACTCTCGTCGCGGTCGGTCCTTACATCTATGCCATCTGCGGACACGTTGAAAAGGCTCCCTGCTCTACCGTCCCGTTCCTTGACTGTCGAACTCACACTTGGCTCGAAGCTCCAAGCTTGCGGCTTGCATACACTGATAGTGAACATGACGGTAAGATGTATTTAGCAGGAAACGGTGAAGATCCAACTTCTTTGAACTGTATTGAAGTGTTCAACACGAAGACAAGAACTTGGCAGCCCGTGCCGCCCGGAAAACGTGAGCTACACGGTAAGAATATGGAAGGAAAAATGATCGTAGCCAGCGTCAATAAAACTACTGGTGAGAAGGGTTTGGCTTTTAAGCCAAAGGAAAGGACAGGGGAGTTGCTAGGATCGAATACGGATTGGGATTCTCCCTGTATGATAGGAAACATAGCCTACTATTATAGGTCTTGCAGTGGTGAGTTTGAATGGTTTGACACCAAGAATGATAATGTTTTTGGGAAATTACAAGGTTTAGAAGGGCTACCGGAGTTTGCAGGTTACAGTTGTGTCAAATTGGTGGAACACGGTGGAAAGATGTTGGTTTTGTGGGACATGTATGCCCCTGCAAGGGGGTTTAGGGAGGAGATTATTTGGTGTGCAGAGATTAAGCTTGAACGGCGCAGCTGTGAAGAGATTCGGGGGGAAGTCGAGTGGTTTGATGCTGTTCTTAAAGTGCCTAAGTCTTACGAATTTATGTATGCTATCTCTTGTACTGTTTGA
- the LOC103864229 gene encoding protein farnesyltransferase subunit beta-like isoform X3, whose protein sequence is MEDLPSMTVSQRDQFLVLNDVFRIYSDFDASDIATQIFTVEIQRDKQLDYLMNGLRHLGPSFSSLDANRPWICYWILHSIALLGESVDDELENNTIDFLGRCQGSDGGYGGGPGQVSICLFLENLWINISSCVWKLERKTRSLYSLAHLATSYAAVNTLVTLGGDKALSSINREKMSSFLRRMKDPDGGFRVHDMGEMDVRACYLAISIASILNILDDELTQGLGDYILSCQTYEGGIGGEPGSEAHAGNTYCGLATMALITEVDRLNLDSLMNWIVHQQGVERGFQGRTNKLVDGCYTFWQAAPCVLLQRLYSAHDLVLQGSLHMSQPRDEDHEEHAHDEDDPESDDDDSDEDSNEGS, encoded by the exons ATGGAAGATCTTCCGAGCATGACCGTGAGTCAGCGCGACCAGTTTCTGGTGTTAAACGATGTCTTCCGGATATACAGTGACTTTGACGCCAGCGACATTGCTACTCAGATATTCAC GGTGGAGATTCAGCGCGACAAGCAGTTGGATTATCTGATGAATGGCTTAAGGCATCTAGGCCCCTCGTTTTCGTCCTTAGATGCTAA tCGACCATGGATTTGCTACTGGATTCTTCATTCAATTGCTTTGCTTGGGGAGTCTGTGGACGATGAACTAGAAAACAATACCATCGACTTTCTTGGACGCTGTCAG GGCTCTGATGGCGGATACGGCGGTGGTCCTGGCCAAGTAAGTATATGCCTATTTCTTGAAAACTTGTGGATCAATATCAGTTCATGTGTCTGGAAACTTGAAAGGAAGACCAGATCGTTATATTCT CTTGCACATCTTGCAACAAGTTATGCTGCAGTGAATACACTTGTTACTTTAGGAGGTGACAAAGCCCTTTCTTCAATTAATAG AGAAAAAATGTCTAGCTTTTTAAGACGAATGAAGGATCCAGACGGAGGTTTCAG GGTGCATGATATGGGAGAAATGGATGTGCGAGCGTGCTACCTTGCGATTTCG ATTGCAAGCATCCTGAACATTTTGGATGATGAACTCACCCAAGGCTTAGGAGATTACATTTTGAG TTGCCAAACTTATGAAGGTGGCATTGGAGGAGAGCCTGGCTCCGAAGCTCACGCGGG GAACACATACTGTGGGCTGGCTACTATGGCTTTAATCACTGAAGTCGACCGCTTGAACTTAGATTCATTAATG AATTGGATTGTACATCAACAAGGAGTAGAAAGGGGATTTCAAGGTCGGACGAACAAGCTGGTTGATGGCTGCTACACTTTTTGGCAG GCAGCCCCTTGTGTTCTACTACAGAGATTATATTCAGCCCATGATCTGGTACTTCAAGGATCATTACATATGTCCCAACCGAGAGATGAAGATCACGAGGAACatgctcatgatgaagatgatccTGAAAGTGATGACGATGACTCTGATGAGGACAGCAATGAAG GTTCCTGA
- the LOC103864230 gene encoding RNA exonuclease 4-like, protein MDYRLSGELSETQRNKCGGCYRQFNKKEHLVEHMRTSYHSVHEPTCGICNKHCRSFDSLREHLIGPLPKQECKNIFSICGCRFCLTILESPNARRIHQERCQFSNVNYGLTARMAVLGLRDNPTIDYTSSRSPRVVALSCKMVGGGSDGSLDLCARVCITDESENVIFHTYVKPTLPITNYRYETTGIRPENIRDAMPLKQAQRKIKEFLCYGEPMWKIRPRSGKARILVGHGLDSHLDCLQLEYSSFMIRDTAEYPPLMKTSKLSNSLKYLTQAYLGYDIHVGMQDPYEDCVTTMRLYKRMRNQKHKTDAYPLASDTHNTNNYASWRQSELESMSEDELLNLSGSDYYCWCLDSVP, encoded by the exons ATGGACTACAGACTGTCAGGGGAGCTCTCAGAAACCCAAAG GAACAAGTGTGGAGGGTGTTATAGGCAATTCAACAAGAAAGAACATTTGGTGGAACACATGAGGACGTCTTACCATTCGGTTCATGAACCTACATGTGGCATTTGCAACAAACACTGCCGATCTTTTGATTCCCTCCGTGAACATCTCATTG GGCCATTGCCGAAACAGGAATGTAAGAACATTTTCAGCATCTGCGGCTGCAGATTCTGCCTTACGATCCTTGAAAGCCCCAACGCTCGTAGGATCCATCAGGAGAGATGCCAATTCTCAAACGTCAATTAT GGACTAACTGCTCGTATGGCGGTCTTAGGCCTAAGAGATAATCCTACAATTGATTACACTTCTTCCAGGTCACCACGAGTGGTCGCACTCTCATGCAAGATGGTTGGAGGAGGGAGTGATGGATCGCTTGACCTATGCGCGAGAGTTTGCATAACAGATGAGAGCGAAAACGTGATTTTTCACACGTACGTGAAGCCAACATTGCCCATAACGAATTACAGGTACGAGACTACAGGAATACGACCTGAGAATATAAGGGACGCGATGCCATTGAAACAAGCACAGAGAAAGATTAAGGAGTTTCTTTGTTATGGAGAACCAATGTGGAAGATTCGTCCAAGAAGTGGAAAAGCGAGGATTCTCGTGGGACATGGACTTGATAGCCATCTTGACTGTCTTCAACTTGAATATTCTTCTTTCATGATAAG AGATACTGCGGAATACCCTCCATTGATGAAAACAAGCAAGCTAAGCAACTCGCTCAAGTACTTAACCCAAGCCTATCTGGG GTATGACATTCATGTGGGGATGCAAGATCCTTATGAGGACTGTGTCACGACGATGAGGCTGTACAAAAGAATGCGAAATCAAAAACACAAGACGGATGCTTATCCGTTGGCCTCAGACACGCATAACACAAATAACTATGCGTCCTGGAGACAGAGCGAGCTTGAGAGTATGTCAGAGGATGAGTTGCTCAACCTTTCCGGGTCAGACTATTACTGCTGGTGCTTGGACTCAGTTCCTTGA
- the LOC103864229 gene encoding protein farnesyltransferase subunit beta-like isoform X2, with protein MEDLPSMTVSQRDQFLVLNDVFRIYSDFDASDIATQIFTVEIQRDKQLDYLMNGLRHLGPSFSSLDANRPWICYWILHSIALLGESVDDELENNTIDFLGRCQGSDGGYGGGPGQLAHLATSYAAVNTLVTLGGDKALSSINREKMSSFLRRMKDPDGGFRVHDMGEMDVRACYLAISIASILNILDDELTQGLGDYILSCQTYEGGIGGEPGSEAHAGNTYCGLATMALITEVDRLNLDSLMNWIVHQQGVERGFQGRTNKLVDGCYTFWQAAPCVLLQRLYSAHDLVLQGSLHMSQPRDEDHEEHAHDEDDPESDDDDSDEDSNEDCRRVQPVFDSLNLQRYVILCSMVPEGGFRDKPGRPRDFYHTCYCLSGLSVAQHAWSKDKDTPPLNSDILGSYANHLEQVHLLHNVVMDRYNKAIEFFHRAV; from the exons ATGGAAGATCTTCCGAGCATGACCGTGAGTCAGCGCGACCAGTTTCTGGTGTTAAACGATGTCTTCCGGATATACAGTGACTTTGACGCCAGCGACATTGCTACTCAGATATTCAC GGTGGAGATTCAGCGCGACAAGCAGTTGGATTATCTGATGAATGGCTTAAGGCATCTAGGCCCCTCGTTTTCGTCCTTAGATGCTAA tCGACCATGGATTTGCTACTGGATTCTTCATTCAATTGCTTTGCTTGGGGAGTCTGTGGACGATGAACTAGAAAACAATACCATCGACTTTCTTGGACGCTGTCAG GGCTCTGATGGCGGATACGGCGGTGGTCCTGGCCAA CTTGCACATCTTGCAACAAGTTATGCTGCAGTGAATACACTTGTTACTTTAGGAGGTGACAAAGCCCTTTCTTCAATTAATAG AGAAAAAATGTCTAGCTTTTTAAGACGAATGAAGGATCCAGACGGAGGTTTCAG GGTGCATGATATGGGAGAAATGGATGTGCGAGCGTGCTACCTTGCGATTTCG ATTGCAAGCATCCTGAACATTTTGGATGATGAACTCACCCAAGGCTTAGGAGATTACATTTTGAG TTGCCAAACTTATGAAGGTGGCATTGGAGGAGAGCCTGGCTCCGAAGCTCACGCGGG GAACACATACTGTGGGCTGGCTACTATGGCTTTAATCACTGAAGTCGACCGCTTGAACTTAGATTCATTAATG AATTGGATTGTACATCAACAAGGAGTAGAAAGGGGATTTCAAGGTCGGACGAACAAGCTGGTTGATGGCTGCTACACTTTTTGGCAG GCAGCCCCTTGTGTTCTACTACAGAGATTATATTCAGCCCATGATCTGGTACTTCAAGGATCATTACATATGTCCCAACCGAGAGATGAAGATCACGAGGAACatgctcatgatgaagatgatccTGAAAGTGATGACGATGACTCTGATGAGGACAGCAATGAAG ATTGTAGGAGGGTGCAACCTGTTTTTGACAGCCTCAACTTGCAGAGATATGTGATCTTGTGCTCTATG GTTCCTGAAGGTGGATTCAGAGACAAGCCGGGGAGACCCCGGGACTTCTACCACACATGTTACTGTCTAAGCGGTCTCTCCGTGGCTCAACACGCTTGGTCAAAAGACAAAGATACTCCGCCGTTGAATAGTGACATTTTGGGTAGCTATGCTAATCACCTTGAACAAGTTCACCTCCTCCACAACGTTGTCATGGATCGGTACAACAAAGCCATAGAGTTCTTCCATAGAGCAGTATAA